CGGATTCAAGCCTGGCCTCAATTGTTGTCATAGGAACTCCAACTGTTCCCATCATGGAAAACACATTGCCTAATGCTGTGAAACATCCTCCACAACTTTCAGTAAGACCTGTCACATAATCAAAATGATAACACATCAATATAACATAGCAATTAGTATGGTCAAGAGAATTATAACTAAGATACTAATTTCATATTATCATACCATATCCTTGTGCCAAAGTAGCTCCACTAGTGATCCTTAGAAACTCCTCAATGTGCCGAGGCAGAGGAGCAGCGCCGGATAACAGAAGCCGAACTCTTCCACCTAAGCCTTGTTTTATCTGTCATAAAAGAAAACATCAATCCAATTTTCAGGTCAAATTTCACCAACAGAAATCACAGTAAAGTGCAGTTACCTTATCAAATACAAGCCTATCAAAAAATGGTGCTGCTTTGTCTTGTGGAAGACCCTTCTCTAAGTATCCCAACTTGCTGTCATCAGAATCTAGACTAATTACTTTGCATGATTTTGGAAATTAAGGGTCTAAAATAGAATTGTTTAGTGGCGAAACGTACTAATTATATGCATACTGAAACAATGCACTTCGCAACGCTCCTCCGGATGAAATTTTGCTGTTGATACCTTCAGGCACAAGTCATTGGTTATAACATAAAGACATTTTATGAGTTAAGGTAGCAGCAGGACAAAAGTAATGTCTCTCTACCGGCATAAACACGGTCGAAAACTCTAGGAACGCCACAAAATATAGTTGGCTTCAACACCTGAACATCCTCCATTAAGTACCTCACATCCTGAAACAATTAACATGGAATGAAGCATCAAAATGAGACATATACAAGAAAGGAGCAAAATACTAATGATAAAAACTGAATCCGAATCTTACGCCTTGCCAGAATCCAATTGAGGCTCCCCTATAAATGCAATAGGTCTCCATTATCTGGTCATAGACATGAGCAagaggaagaaaagagaagtaCACATCATCTTCGCTTGCCTGCAGCAAGTAGTATATATTATGAGTAGAGAAAAATCGAAACAGGACAAGGTGTGGTATGAAACTTGTGAACATTCAAGAAGATTGTTATCTTACTGCTTTGTCTGTTAAATGAAGTATTTGATCAATAGACAAAACTTCAGCCATGAAAGCCTCATTCTTAATTATGACACCTTTCGGTTCTCCTGTTGTTCCACTTGTGTACATGATTGTACAGATGTCAGTCTTCTTTTTTGGTGGTAGATCACAATCCAAGTTCCCCTGCATGCAGAGCAGAACATACAGGATTAAACAAATCAAAGTGGTTCAAAGTTTTTGCTTTTAAACATGAATATGCAATTAAAAATCAAGCTTTGTTTCCTACCAACTGGAGAAACTCTTCCCAAGAGAAGCAGGATGTACCATGTTCCTCAGCTACCTTCTTTTGCGCGGTCAAAACATTACCAAAACTCACAATAGCTACATTATTAGATTGTAGAAGTTGGTTAGCATTGAAAAGAAGGAAATTAGCCTTAATATAACAGAAGCTCAGAAACTGAAAGAAAGTAGAATCATTTGACATACTTTTGAGATTTGAAGAACACTGCCCAAGACAAGACAAAATCTGTGAAATACAGAAAGAGTTAAATCATCTCCAACAAATTGAAGAACTAACTCAAATGCAAACTCAGGAAGTAGAACTCACAGAAGGAATCTTGTTTTCCTGTACAAATGCTATTGAAACTTGAGCATGGTTTATGATAAACTCCACTGCATTTGGACCTGTTCTTAGGTGCCTCAAGAATCATTAGGGAAAtgtttggaaaaataaaaagcatctAGAAATCAGTGAGAAAAGGAATGAAAAACATACCAAGTGTGTCATATAATGGGACATATGTTACTGAATGGCTATTACAAGCCTGCATCCACCAAATTTAAATCAAGTTTAGTACTAAACAGTTTCTTGCTGATCAAGTATCATTTTTTCACTACAAAATTTCAAggtactatatttatttatatatacctCCATTGTAATTATCCATTCTGGACAGTTAATTCCATATATCCCACAATGATCACCCTATTGATGACATATAAAATTAAGTATTAGCTAGGTAGTTATACTAGCTGTGTTAAATTTACAAATTAGCATGAGGGAGAAAGATCGTGAGGTGGGTTATTACAGGGTTGACACCACGGCTACTCATGGCTGAACCAATTCTGATAGCTGTTTCATAAGCCTCCTGATATGTCAGCCATTTATATGGATCAACCTGCAATTCCAGTTCATATAGTTAACATTGCAAaccaaaaatgctatttgtacactaaaaccAGCAGCTAAAATCAGTCaccaatatatatatgtataaatacatatgtgatttaatttatttttaatgtgtaattTTTGTGGCTTATTTTGGTATACAAATAATATGTTTGAATTTTATATGATCATGAAATCATTTTTGGCTTATGAGTTTAATTTATATCATTGTTAGTTTGTTTACATATAACCTCTTCCCTCTATTTTTCCGCAATAAAAGtctatttaattttgatctATCACTATTATTCATGTTAAACAAAAAGTTAAGAGTCAACATTAATTCAGcccattaatttaaaattacccAATAATTGGAAAGCAATGAACATTACAAAGAAATATTcaaaactaaaaacaataaaaaaattttcaaaacttaagtaaaaggaatattggaATAAAGTAAAACTAATTTaaggtttagaatttaggagaatttAGGAGAATTTAGGATATAAGGTGGACAAAAATGACTGTAATtttgaaagggaaaaaaaataaaagagtaattttaaaataaaatagtgaGTGTGTGCATTTGTTTAGCCATGGTCCAATAATTGATTTTTGACTAAAGATGATTtaacaattatattatatatatatactaaaattagtcactagaattagatatatatttaaatataaaatatacattaaaaatgaattaaattatatgtgtatttatacataaatacataaccactaattttaatatttaattttaatgtataaatactaaatactaaatagCATTCTTGAATTTTTGGCATCTCGGTATACTTACATATTAGGGTGTGATTATATTTAAATTGGAAAGTATGACAAAAGTATATATGTTGTTTTTCACTGGAAATAAATGAAaggaagaaagaggaaagaacaAATGAATCTTGGAACCTCTGATTCAGATTTCTGACGACGACCCAGCATTGCCTTGCTGGGGTACTTGCTTGCAGAGTCCCTGTAAAAGGATGAATTAAActtgagaaaatatttttactttatcaATAACTATAACAACTGGCCTattagctcagttggttagagcGTCGATGggccaaattaaatttttttccctCTACTAAAAATGCCCAGCATTGTTTTGATAATTCATTATATTGAGAAGCTAATATTTATCTGCTTTTGAACATAGGATGATGATgggaaaagaaatgaaaagtgACCTGAAGAATTGCCATGGAGAATCCAAGTGAGGTGGCAAGTGAAGAAGAGAATCTTTGGCATAGATGCATCTGTACACTGGACCTGCTGAAGGCTTATCATGACTAGCTTCTCTTCCTTCCTCCACcttcacaatgtatgcttcctccattctcatctcttttctttctttcttacttactATCTAATAATCATTTTCAACTTTGTATAAAAGAGTACATATGAATTTATCAGAGGGACAATGGTGTTAGGAAAGTTCGTTGGGCTGAAGCAATAAATTACAATCAACATTTAATAAAAGTTTCCACACTTATATAATCccataaattattaattattccaTATACTTTCATGTATATATGTCTTAACTATGATTGTTCATATAATctaatttatttaagaattttataaatatatataaaagcatacattcaatttaatttcctgttattagcaaaaaaaaaaatgtgaatcTCAAATTCTTTTTtgccaatataaaaatatattaaaaagaaaaaaatatatttgggTAGCAGTGTTTATAATTTATGGGCCTCTTATGGATGATATCTGGCTTTTTGCATGATTTGAGCAAGGTACCACATCAATGGTCGAATGCATTTATTTTGGCTGTAAAAGTTTGGTGAACCTTGCCATCCCAAAAATCagaaatttataaggaaaattctcctttaatttcctatttattattttttgaatttggaaaACAATAAAGGGAGAAAACGTTATTTGTCACTCTAACCAATCATATACTACTAATTGAGTTTATTCACTTTATTGTtgttacttatttatttaggtggaaactcaggtgaagccgacttcacgtaaagttgatatcggagagctgttagatgatttgactgatttgacttatttgactaaatttttatctaacggttctcaaatatcaacttcacgtgaagtcgacctCACATAAGTTTTCAccatttatttaatgaaataatACCTAATACCGTTTTGTGTAACTATAATGATGTATAAAGAAGCTTAAGATCTCTTATTACTAGCAATTCACAAAAGTTATGAAAACAAGGGTTGATGAAaatagaaacataaaattaaaaacaaaaaccaaatttattcatatatatatatatatatatacctcaTTGAAACAACTGCTATGTAGCAGGCATATTATATTACTATTAGAAGTGTAGTAATTATTTATGGGGGGGCTACTAATGCAGGTGCATTAATGGTGTCCATTGTTGATAGTGAAACCACCTGCCTGTCCAATAATAATGCACATTTAAATATCAACCacctaatattaatataaaaaatctttagaagataatgaaaaattattttaaataaattattttattttatatattNNNNNNNNNNNNNNNNNNNNNNNNNNNNNNNNNNNNNNNNNNNNNNNNNNNNNNNNNNNNNNNNNNNNNNNNNNNNNNNNNNNNNNNNNNNNNNNNNNNNNNNNNcgatattataaaaaaatgaaccagtatcttttttattgtgtgtttttttagataaaaattttgcCATAATTAAACatcaatttgattattttttaaaaaaatttaaatatattagatACACTACtgttctaataattttaattgttcgttttaattataaaaatatatattatatattaattaaaattaacggttaaaattattaaaatacaaatattttagatatgtttaaaatttttcctATCTTCTTAccacttatatttttttgtctccATCATCCCTTTTGCATGCCTTGACTTTTTAACCATTGGATAAGTGTGAATTTAAAGCGACATtttgaagaagaataaaatatattaaatgtaGAATAAAACCACCGTTGAAGAAAAATGACTTTTGGTAGATAAGGTAGGCAAGTTTAATTAATGCTTTGCTTATATGTTAGCGTATCATTAGGTATACTAAGTCAAACCCATCTTAAAATCTTAACAATAGTGTACACTTAACTAAATTAGGTGACCCCCAATATACAAGTTattgttcttatttatttgaataatattttcATCAATATTATAATTGAAGTGTCGCATATGAAAGTGTACCCTTTTGTCAAACATGTGCATTCTTAAGGTTGCAAAATCCTTAATatagaatttatatattttcaactcTCAAGTCTCGAATTTTAATAAGTATTTACTATCACAGAATAACTTAGAAATAATGTactaataaatagaaaaattcaaGAGTTGAACTAcccaaataaataaacatatacATAAATAGATGATTGATTAATGAACGAACTTCCAATTAATTCATGTTGTCAAACGTTTTGTTTCACTAAGGGTAGCAATAATTAAAGTAGGATATGATTCAAGCTACACCATAATTCTATTCTTGAgtgtaaattatttttctaaaacctCTCTTATCTTAGCGAGTAATATTacatgtacactaaaatcaatcattagtataaaatatatattaaaaatgaattaaaccacacatgtatttgtagttttatatataaatatattagtgactgattttagtgtacaaatagtatttttgtatcTTAGCTGCGGGTTTAATCGAAATTCCACCCACACCTAAACCTTTCCACATGACCCTATCCAGTTACAttcgtaaaaaataaaataaaatattttcaacaaataaaatatttaatcctTTCACATTTTATAaacattaataatataaaaattacaaaattatgtctatattagaaattaaaaataacataatcatCATTAAGTCTATCTAAAGttacaaaatttttgtattattagcaGATTGAATGCTTAGTTTGACAACATAAAATACTTGTATATAAAAGAGGGATCTAGTTCGAATCCCATCCACTCATTATATATATGAACATGCTcatcattatatattaaaagttCAGGTAGATTGGATCAAGTTGGTATAACATCCATAAAAGGTatttacatatttaattaatttattagtgttattattaatattaataaacagTTACAAATCGTTCATATATTGTTAATTATAATAACGATATGTAATATTATTTGGccaaaaagatataattttttaaaaaagttgtaTATTTGAAAACATTATATTTTTAGCTAAAAAGATATAACTCTTTAAAAATAgtgtatatttaaaatatagtaTTTATTGACAATAAAAGAGTTACAATAATTTACACAATATTAAAAAGATCTTTTCAATATTTAGAATATTTACTAAAATTCGAACCCAAATACAACATATTAAAAGACATATAGATTATTACTGGAGCAGCTGCGAAATTAGTGTTAGACAGCCCCAATTCTTTCAATGTTTAACTACATGATTGGGTGGCCCAAATTGATGGGCTTGTTAAAGTTCCGAAGAGAATATGGGCCGGATTTGGCTTAAAGAGCTCTGATGTAGTTTAcccattaataattaaatcatggaaatatgaaaatagaagtaaaatttacgaaaaaaaaataatctattagtaatataataataaaagtttattaattactaatatatttatgtataaatatatataatttaatttaattttaatgtatatttatgttgtaatatatatttataatgagGATTGATATTGTTGATTTTAATAAACACGTAGAATATTAGTATAATAATTGATGGCGGAAATAGCATGGTAGAGACTACGGCCTGAGATGTGGTTTGTCAAAAAAGAGAAAGGAGGTGAATTCATGCACGTAAGTTGAGAAATATAGGCATTGAATAATGAGACATAATAGAAATTGAGGTAGACCATACACAAAAAATCGAGAAGAGGTAACCCTAGGTAGAGTGAGTGACCATGGTAAAATTGCATGGAAAGATTCCCAAGTTGAAAAGCATATAAATGGCATTAATTATGTGATGATGAAAGGGTTCACATTGACACATTAAACGAATCAAAGCAATGTTGCTTGTCAGCATACCCAATGCCATATACAATTAATGCCTTCCGTCTCTGGCCATGACTCATAGTAAGTAATAACTCATAACCCCCCACTATACAAAACTAACCCTAGCTATATAGTCTCTATACTCTATTATCATTTTCCACATGCATTCGGATCTCATAAGTCGGTgccataacaaaaaatatttatatagtcctatattattattatgcaaAATTCCAAAACCCACCCTCCTCTCTCACTCACTCTTCATTCTCCAATGAACCAAACACAACCATCTCTTCTCATTTATGACCTTCCTCATTTAAAACTCTCACCTCTCTGATGAGCAGAGAGAGTCACAGAGACAATACTTAACATaatacctctctctttctctctctctaaaataaaTGCTGTAGCAAAGGGGTGCCATTAATGAGGCTCTACAAATTGCCAGACCAATCTCATTAAATTAAACGCATGCGACCACCCCAACCATTTAATTCCACCATTGACCTGACCCACCGCACCGCCATCCACCACCACCGCTTCAAACTTCAAACCCCTTCCTTCTCTCCGGCGATTCTTCCAATGAACCATCCTTCAATCACCATCTTCCACGTGTCCCCTTTGCACTCAATTCCACCAAAAAATTAATCTTTTCTCCTACCCAGTTCCAAATTtcacctttttttctttttctctttcatcttctGTTGAACCTCTCCGGCGAAAGCAGCGCCTCGGGATCTCCGCATCTCAGCCGGCTCGACGAAAACCCCGCCGCGCCAGCTGCCGAGGTCAATACGGAAGACCTTAAGAACATGGGGCTAGCGATGGACTTACTCCGCCGCGACGAGCTCCCGCCACCGGCGTACCTCATGCTTGACTCCGACAACGGAAAAAACCCTCTTCGCCGGAAAAACGGTGACTTCATCCCTCTGTAGTATCTGAAAGAGAACACCCTCGGCTTCCCAATAGACCCAAACGGCGAAGGTCTCTTGCTCCAGAAACTGCTGCTGCTCCCTCCTCTCCGGTACCGCCACGGGGACGCCGTCGCGGGCTCCATCACCAACATCCTCTCCGACGCCAAGCTCCTTTCGAACCCAAACGAATAAGAACGTTTCAATAGAAAGTCCCTCCCGTTGAACCCCTCCTCGGGAACTTCCACGGTAATCTCCGGCGCCGCCGAAACCGCCGTCGTAGCATGACGATAGTCCTCCGGCGGAGGCGGAGTGTGCTCCGCCGCTATCCGGTGGAAGATGGCATCGTCGTCGAGACTTGGTCGAATCCTGGCGGCGAACATGGGAGTAAACGGCGAGGCGGCGGAGAGAACCCCGGCGCGGCAGAGAGGGCAGTTTGCGTGGGAACGAAGCCAAGCATCGATGCAATCAACATGGAAGGTGTGTGAGCAAAGAGGCAAGGTTCGAACGTAATCATCGTCTTCGAATTCGAAGAGGCAAACGGCGCAGTCGCGGCGTGAAGATGAACGGCGAGAGGAGGTGCTGTTGAGTTCGCCGGCGTATAGGGCGGCGTAAAGGGAGAAAGGGATGGTTTTGATGACGGAGTCGTCGAGGCCGTAAGGCGAGAAGGAGGAGGGTGGGATATGAGGGTCGAAGGGGGAGTCGTAGTAGTAAGGGAGGGAGTCTAGGTCGCCGGAGGAGGAAGGGAGGAAGGAATGAGTGCGGCGGCGACGGCGGAAGCGTCTTATGAGGCGGTGGAGTGGAGGAGTGAGGTGGCGGGCTATGAGACGGGAGTATGTAACGAGGAGGAAGGCGGCGGCGATGACAACAACCATTGCTATGAGGGGAGGGCTGAAGTCCACCGGAGACTTAGAAGGTGACGGTGGCGGCAGCGTTGACTTGGCGAAGGTGGCGGATGGAGATGGAGATGGAGATAGAGATGGTGTTGGAGGCCATATCCAATgatgagaagaagaaggtggCATGATGGTGGTTGAATTAGGATGATGAAGGTGATGCATCTGCATGAgacagagagagaaaaagaaaaaagagaagagaagagaagagaaagagagtgagTCTCTGACACTGTGCAATTGATAATGCAATGCACAAAACTAAACCGTTGACTGTGGAtttatcttcttctacttctctttCTAATACAAATCCTTCCTCTTCCTCAATTTCTATTTCAAATTCATTCttacaaattaataattttatataaaaatatttgtatatgaAATTATCGCAtttaatatatgaaaaaaaatagtgtAATTATAtaggtttttattttatcagttaaaaaataaaatattactagTTAATTATCGagtgagaaaaaaaaacattaattatttattgaattttgcttAATAGTATATTAGTCTTGGCAAAACTCTGATTTGATTTAGCAAGCAAAAGATGTCACAAAAGACATTTATTTTAGAGAGAAATGATTGCGTGTGTTAATTTAGCGGTGTTGACTTTTTTGGCAGCACTTAGAAAGGTTTATGTGTGGGTTGACACGTCATGGTTTGCTGAATTTAAGAGTTTAGAATTTAGACCCAACTGCAACTGCGCCTTCACCTTCCATCTTCTGTTCCACGCGCCATCTTTCTGCTTCTGCCATCTTAGGCGCCAAACATTCAaacattattattactttcttaCTACTAACATTCTCATTGTATTCTAGTTTCAAGTTATAAATACTCTTTTATTACCTAATATTTGTAATGTTTAGGTTGTATTTTTCCTTTTAGGTTACTTCTATAATAATGCAATTTTAAAACAAACGCTATCGACTCAAATTAGTTATTTCATATAAAGAAGTACTCTCAAGTATTTCAATTAATctctatttataaattatttaatcaaataaatttagataaaaatttaagtgaagtcgacttcacgtaaagttgatacTTGAGATTAAGAGTCgttgaataaaaatttagttaaattaatcaaatcatctaacggttTTTcggtatcaacttcacgtaaagtcgactTCATTTGAGTTTTCAccataaatttaactaaattatttactCTCACgtatacttattttatttttgcgcTTCTATTGTAAGTTTTTCTGCTAATACTtcgtctttttttttctttttcttttttttcgttatttttctctttcattatcATCGTTACCAACATTACTTCCTTCTTTTTTAATTGGAATTTTTTCTCCTCATTCATTTTCTTCCTTCTCCTCAATTattttcattatcatcatcgtCGTCTTTTTCTTATACATATCGTCGTTATCGTTATCGTAGAATTTTTCCCATATTGATAACGTTGCCTAatccaaaattgatttgaatgtgtttttgttaataattcagtcatttttttgtgttgtttccaaattgagtttgtgtgtcacaattattaagtaattttggtgcattttttgatttaattgaagtttGTAACAAAAATTCGATGTAAAATACTAAGACATTTATGTGTTATTGTGAAgaaattttggtgtatttttattctgataaattctgcatcattcaaaactctttctcttcctcctcctcatcttttgctcttcttcttcttcttcttctttttcctcatattcatcatctttttttttattcatcttttttttcttgttttacattCTCAATTTTCTCcttgttttactcttttaacgagaataaaaacaaaaaaatcaaacaaaaaaaagaggaaacacataatgctgcaaaaatatttaaaagagtaTGAACCTACATTCgtttaattaaaagaaagaaagaaagaaggaaaaaaaggaaaaaaatacagcaccaaagaaaatatttttgcgTGTCTGTAGCAAAATTTTGGTATA
The genomic region above belongs to Arachis duranensis cultivar V14167 chromosome 3, aradu.V14167.gnm2.J7QH, whole genome shotgun sequence and contains:
- the LOC107476724 gene encoding probable CoA ligase CCL6; this translates as MRMEEAYIVKVEEGREASHDKPSAGPVYRCIYAKDSLLHLPPHLDSPWQFFRDSASKYPSKAMLGRRQKSESEVDPYKWLTYQEAYETAIRIGSAMSSRGVNPGDHCGIYGINCPEWIITMEACNSHSVTYVPLYDTLGPNAVEFIINHAQVSIAFVQENKIPSILSCLGQCSSNLKTIVSFGNVLTAQKKVAEEHGTSCFSWEEFLQLGNLDCDLPPKKKTDICTIMYTSGTTGEPKGVIIKNEAFMAEVLSIDQILHLTDKAASEDDVYFSFLPLAHVYDQIMETYCIYRGASIGFWQGDVRYLMEDVQVLKPTIFCGVPRVFDRVYAGINSKISSGGALRSALFQYAYNYKLGYLEKGLPQDKAAPFFDRLVFDKIKQGLGGRVRLLLSGAAPLPRHIEEFLRITSGATLAQGYGLTESCGGCFTALGNVFSMMGTVGVPMTTIEARLESVPEMGYDALSSEPRGEICLRGTTLFSGYHKREDLTEEVMVDGWFHTGDIGEWQPNGAMKIIDRKKNIFKLSQGEYVSVENIENKYLRCPLITSIWVYGNSFESFLVAVVVPDRKALEDWAVKHNSSTDDFKSLCENLKARKYILDELNSTGQKHQLRGFEMLKAIHLEPAPFDMERDLITPTFKLKRPQLLKYYKDCIEELYKEAKGTKV
- the LOC107476725 gene encoding RING-H2 finger protein ATL65, whose product is MQMHHLHHPNSTTIMPPSSSHHWIWPPTPSLSPSPSPSATFAKSTLPPPSPSKSPVDFSPPLIAMVVVIAAAFLLVTYSRLIARHLTPPLHRLIRRFRRRRRTHSFLPSSSGDLDSLPYYYDSPFDPHIPPSSFSPYGLDDSVIKTIPFSLYAALYAGELNSTSSRRSSSRRDCAVCLFEFEDDDYVRTLPLCSHTFHVDCIDAWLRSHANCPLCRAGVLSAASPFTPMFAARIRPSLDDDAIFHRIAAEHTPPPPEDYRHATTAVSAAPEITVEVPEEGFNGRDFLLKRSYSFGFERSLASERMLVMEPATASPWRYRRGGSSSSFWSKRPSPFGSIGKPRVFSFRYYRGMKSPFFRRRGFFPLSESSMRYAGGGSSSRRSKSIASPMFLRSSVLTSAAGAAGFSSSRLRCGDPEALLSPERFNRR